One window of the Trifolium pratense cultivar HEN17-A07 linkage group LG2, ARS_RC_1.1, whole genome shotgun sequence genome contains the following:
- the LOC123910046 gene encoding uncharacterized protein LOC123910046, translating into MAYYNSSYSGSDYYGENNFNSYAFNYNYPQVPSFMTYNNSYDYNQQNYAYDSSSYSYFSPNNNYHDHSYNNQTIAYSTTTFSDPKYLVYDPNYGMTQLVLSYSTLEFNEPAFDEYDPTPYGGGYDIDKTYGKPLSPSDQICYPRSGTTPIPVPIPITVPLPVEEKKHDEKVIIPQNVTNDQVAVEKPQLQDSTIKETSAAYEGKESEDSEDYSEENDDDEDDYNSGSSYGGGFVENEIKKEVEVVAAPPQYPSGYGLEAMDICESLFGYWPCLAKMKRENCCGVVHRGNNCEENMWKGTADYLFGNPYPYDGRRDDDYGGGYGYERY; encoded by the coding sequence ATGGCCTATTACAACTCTTCCTATTCTGGATCTGATTATTATGGTGAGAACAATTTCAACTCTTATGCTTTCAATTATAATTATCCTCAAGTTCCATCTTTTATGACTTACAACAATAGCTATGACTACAATCAACAAAATTATGCCTATGATTCAAgttcatattcatatttttctccTAATAATAATTACCATGATCATAGTTATAATAACCAAACCATAGCATATTCTACCACAACTTTTAGTGACCCAAAATATCTTGTGTATGATCCCAATTATGGTATGACTCAACTTGTGCTATCTTATTCTACCTTGGAATTCAATGAACCTGCATTTGATGAATATGATCCAACACCTTATGGTGGTGGATACGACATTGATAAAACCTATGGTAAGCCTCTATCACCTTCTGATCAAATTTGTTATCCTCGTTCTGGCACAACTCCAATTCCTGTTCCAATTCCAATTACTGTTCCTCTTCCTGTGGAAGAGAAAAAACATGATGAGAAAGTAATCATACCTCAAAATGTAACCAATGACCAAGTTGCTGTAGAGAAACCACAGTTACAAGATAGTACTATAAAAGAAACTAGTGCAGCTTATGAAGGCAAAGAATCCGAAGATAGTGAAGATTATAGTGAGGAAAATGATGACGACGAAGATGATTACAATTCAGGGTCTAGTTATGGAGGTGGGTTTGTTGAGAATGAGATTAAGAAGGAAGTGGAAGTAGTGGCTGCTCCTCCTCAATATCCTAGTGGATATGGATTGGAAGCTATGGATATATGTGAAAGTTTGTTCGGATATTGGCCTTGTTTGGCAAAAATGAAGAGAGAAAATTGTTGTGGAGTTGTTCATAGAGGAAATAATTGTGAGGAGAATATGTGGAAAGGAACTGCAGATTATCTGTTTGGAAATCCATATCCATATGATGGGAGAAGGGATGATGATTATGGAGGAGGATATGGCTATGAAAGGTATTGA